A single genomic interval of Bacillus sp. es.036 harbors:
- a CDS encoding DUF6115 domain-containing protein produces the protein MYPFIFISIALHLVSFLCIVLLFLKQTKGAGREEIAASMEVYIEQLEEENDRLLNEVKSYVDKRENQLDTRLRVLEQARAPQVEEATKPVIVQHPSAHNERNQKAVQLHQQGFSVADIARILNCGIGEVELIVNLHGRSEQR, from the coding sequence ATGTATCCATTCATTTTTATTAGCATTGCGCTTCATCTTGTGAGCTTTCTATGTATCGTGCTTCTTTTTCTAAAGCAAACGAAGGGAGCGGGACGAGAAGAGATCGCGGCCAGTATGGAAGTCTATATCGAACAGCTTGAGGAAGAGAATGACCGTCTCTTAAACGAAGTGAAATCCTACGTCGATAAACGCGAAAACCAGCTGGATACGCGCCTTCGCGTTTTAGAGCAGGCTCGTGCTCCTCAAGTCGAGGAGGCAACGAAACCGGTTATTGTTCAGCATCCTTCCGCTCATAATGAACGAAACCAAAAAGCCGTTCAGCTTCACCAGCAGGGCTTTTCGGTAGCGGACATTGCGCGGATATTAAACTGCGGGATCGGAGAAGTAGAGCTGATCGTCAATTTACATGGAAGGTCTGAACAGCGATGA
- a CDS encoding YaaR family protein, translating to MKIQQHGKPSVDPLKLDLPKGNKQVAFQSVIQEASKELKGAELQRLLQQIDRQGELLGKERTFQNLSAYKRMVKQFLEEAVSQGLTLSEKKSMDHYGRSRTYKLVETVENKLIEIQEEMRDKERNGMSLLSLVGEIKGLLVDLSL from the coding sequence ATGAAAATTCAGCAGCATGGTAAACCATCAGTTGATCCTTTAAAGCTAGATTTGCCAAAAGGAAACAAGCAGGTTGCGTTTCAGTCTGTGATTCAGGAGGCGTCTAAAGAGCTGAAAGGGGCTGAACTTCAGCGTCTTCTGCAACAAATTGACCGTCAGGGTGAGCTACTTGGAAAGGAACGAACGTTTCAGAACTTATCTGCCTACAAGAGGATGGTAAAACAGTTTCTTGAAGAAGCGGTTAGCCAGGGCCTTACGCTTTCCGAGAAAAAGAGCATGGATCACTATGGAAGAAGTCGTACGTATAAGCTTGTGGAAACGGTAGAGAACAAGCTCATTGAAATTCAGGAAGAGATGCGAGACAAAGAGAGGAATGGGATGTCCTTATTATCGCTAGTTGGTGAAATAAAAGGCCTGCTTGTTGATCTTTCTCTCTAG
- a CDS encoding ABC transporter ATP-binding protein, which translates to MLKVAIEEAGYEKRESKIREIAFEVKSGELLGLLGSNGAGKSTTIKTILGLLKEWKGSVTFENGTRYAYVPEQPVFYDSLTFWEHLELAAAATSLADEDWQERAKDLIRYFQLENVMHHLPSSFSKGMRQKVMLITAFMLQPDVYIIDEPFLGLDPRATKDFLKLIEKERARGAAILMCTHVLDTAERVCDRFVLLSNGTLLAKGSLQVMREQSGLEIDSSLLDCVDTLMEQRI; encoded by the coding sequence ATGTTGAAGGTTGCGATTGAGGAAGCAGGTTACGAAAAAAGAGAGAGTAAAATACGAGAGATTGCATTCGAAGTAAAGAGTGGTGAGCTGCTCGGGTTATTAGGGTCAAACGGAGCGGGGAAAAGTACAACGATTAAGACGATTCTAGGGCTGTTAAAAGAGTGGAAAGGAAGCGTTACGTTTGAAAATGGGACGCGCTATGCTTACGTGCCAGAGCAGCCCGTTTTCTATGATAGCTTAACGTTTTGGGAGCATTTAGAGCTTGCGGCAGCGGCTACGTCGCTAGCTGATGAGGATTGGCAGGAGCGTGCCAAGGACTTGATCCGTTATTTTCAGCTTGAGAACGTGATGCATCATCTTCCATCAAGCTTTTCAAAAGGAATGAGACAAAAGGTGATGCTGATTACCGCTTTTATGCTGCAACCTGACGTCTATATTATTGATGAACCGTTTCTAGGGCTTGATCCGCGCGCGACTAAGGATTTTTTAAAGCTGATTGAAAAAGAAAGAGCGCGAGGTGCGGCAATCTTAATGTGTACGCATGTGTTAGATACGGCGGAGCGGGTATGTGATCGCTTTGTTTTACTGTCGAACGGAACGCTTCTTGCAAAAGGGTCGCTTCAGGTAATGCGTGAGCAATCTGGCTTAGAGATCGACAGTTCGCTTCTTGATTGTGTTGATACGTTAATGGAGCAACGAATATGA
- the fliQ gene encoding flagellar biosynthesis protein FliQ, whose amino-acid sequence MTPDMVISLAEDAVYTVIIISAPLLLIALGVGLIVSVFQAMTQIQEQTLAFIPKIVAVLLTIVLFGPWMLTTLLDYTTNLYQNLYRFIG is encoded by the coding sequence ATGACGCCAGATATGGTCATTTCACTTGCAGAAGATGCAGTTTATACCGTGATTATTATTTCAGCTCCACTTCTGTTAATCGCTCTTGGTGTGGGGTTAATCGTCAGTGTGTTTCAGGCGATGACGCAAATTCAAGAACAGACGCTAGCGTTTATACCAAAAATCGTTGCCGTACTGTTAACGATTGTTTTGTTTGGACCGTGGATGCTCACAACGCTACTCGATTACACAACGAACTTATACCAAAACTTATACAGGTTTATCGGCTAA
- a CDS encoding YvrJ family protein: MSITTVINAIIGDLGFPIVVSLYLLVRLEKKIDDLTNAVEDKETNKKG, from the coding sequence ATGAGCATCACAACAGTGATTAACGCGATTATCGGTGATTTAGGATTTCCGATTGTCGTCTCTCTTTATTTGCTCGTTCGACTTGAAAAGAAAATTGATGATCTCACGAATGCAGTGGAGGATAAGGAAACAAACAAGAAGGGATGA
- a CDS encoding helix-turn-helix domain-containing protein produces MEKRLYTLLQQAKNEDKEGLSGILNQFEKKIEAELRQTSPQNRDDLRQELVIKVMEAVEKYSVEDVPNFEQFIEAQKGNK; encoded by the coding sequence ATGGAGAAAAGATTATATACGCTTTTACAGCAGGCAAAGAATGAAGACAAAGAGGGACTGAGTGGAATCCTCAATCAGTTTGAGAAAAAAATCGAAGCAGAGCTCAGGCAAACGTCCCCTCAAAATAGGGATGATTTACGACAGGAATTAGTGATAAAGGTTATGGAAGCTGTTGAAAAATACAGTGTGGAGGATGTGCCGAACTTTGAACAGTTTATTGAAGCTCAAAAAGGTAATAAATAG
- the fliP gene encoding flagellar type III secretion system pore protein FliP (The bacterial flagellar biogenesis protein FliP forms a type III secretion system (T3SS)-type pore required for flagellar assembly.): protein MDLLINLTIPGLDFGSNATEDVSVTIQLVLLLTVLSLAPAILVLMTCFTRIVVVLSFVRSALATQSMPPNQVLIGLALFLTFFVMSPVLSEINSEALQPYLNEEIGQEEALDAAELPIKEFMAGHTREKDLALFYKYAELEKPESVEDIRLTALVPAFAISELKTAFQIGFIIFIPFLIIDMVVASTLMAMGMMMLPPVMISLPFKILLFVLVDGWYLVVESLLLSF, encoded by the coding sequence ATGGATTTGCTCATAAACTTAACGATTCCTGGCCTTGATTTTGGATCAAACGCCACAGAAGATGTGTCCGTCACCATTCAGCTCGTCCTGCTTTTAACTGTTCTCTCGCTTGCCCCGGCAATTCTGGTGTTGATGACGTGTTTTACGAGAATCGTTGTTGTTCTTTCCTTCGTTCGCTCAGCCCTTGCGACGCAGTCAATGCCACCGAATCAGGTACTCATTGGACTCGCTCTGTTTCTAACCTTTTTCGTTATGTCCCCTGTCCTTTCAGAGATTAATAGTGAGGCGCTACAGCCATATTTAAATGAAGAGATCGGACAGGAAGAAGCGCTCGATGCGGCCGAACTGCCGATCAAAGAGTTTATGGCGGGGCATACGCGCGAAAAAGATCTTGCTCTCTTTTATAAGTACGCAGAGCTAGAGAAGCCGGAATCAGTGGAAGACATTCGCTTAACCGCACTCGTTCCAGCTTTTGCGATTTCAGAACTGAAAACGGCGTTTCAGATTGGATTTATTATTTTTATTCCATTTCTCATTATCGATATGGTTGTAGCCTCAACGCTCATGGCGATGGGGATGATGATGCTACCGCCGGTTATGATTTCTCTTCCGTTTAAAATTCTATTATTTGTGCTTGTCGATGGCTGGTATTTGGTCGTCGAATCACTTCTATTAAGCTTCTAA
- the fliR gene encoding flagellar biosynthetic protein FliR has product MESVVNALPLFLLVFMRATSFFITAPIFSTRSVPNRFKVGLGFFIALIVTAGLGAETDLALDLTFIIYILKELFIGLSLGFIASLILYTVQVAGAFIDFQMGFVIANVIDPQTRTQVPIIGNFKYMLALLFLVSVDGHHMMLDGLVRSYELLPANALLSQADSQPLARFIAEVFSGMFFSAFQLALPIVASLFLVDVALGLLARAVPQVNIFVVGLPLKIFVGFVLILVTIPTFFFLLRGVFQEMLDTMGQLIQLLGG; this is encoded by the coding sequence ATGGAAAGTGTCGTTAACGCTCTGCCCTTGTTTTTACTCGTTTTCATGAGGGCAACGTCATTCTTTATTACAGCACCCATTTTCTCAACAAGAAGCGTTCCAAACCGTTTTAAAGTGGGACTTGGGTTTTTTATAGCTTTGATTGTAACAGCCGGCTTAGGAGCAGAAACAGATTTAGCACTTGATCTGACGTTTATCATCTACATTTTAAAAGAGTTATTTATTGGTCTGTCGCTAGGCTTTATTGCTTCCCTCATCCTTTATACAGTGCAAGTTGCAGGGGCCTTCATCGATTTTCAGATGGGCTTTGTCATTGCGAATGTCATTGATCCACAGACGAGAACGCAGGTACCGATTATCGGAAACTTTAAATACATGCTTGCCTTACTCTTTCTCGTATCTGTTGACGGTCATCATATGATGCTTGACGGACTTGTTAGAAGCTATGAGCTTTTACCGGCTAACGCACTCCTTAGTCAGGCGGATAGTCAGCCACTTGCTCGCTTTATCGCTGAAGTATTTTCTGGGATGTTTTTCTCTGCTTTTCAGCTGGCGCTTCCGATCGTTGCCTCTTTATTTCTAGTCGACGTGGCGTTAGGACTACTTGCACGTGCTGTCCCGCAGGTAAACATTTTTGTTGTCGGATTGCCGTTAAAAATCTTTGTCGGCTTCGTCCTTATTCTTGTCACGATTCCAACTTTTTTCTTTTTACTACGAGGGGTGTTTCAAGAGATGCTGGATACGATGGGCCAGCTTATTCAACTATTGGGTGGGTAG
- the flhF gene encoding flagellar biosynthesis protein FlhF codes for MKIKRYVVIHLREAMPLIRQDLGQNAVILNTKKVKVGGIFGLFQKQRLEVLAALDEEKVAKEETEFATLLQSEKKRREEAPERVEEQGLDKQPEAETQVLGELKSMKEIMMQMMENERLPKQLKPVQAFLEAHEFSQAIRSGVMAELLIKSKSYPSYTKEDAFTWMRQEFAKRIKNYPSIRSEPKKIRCFVGPTGVGKTTTIAKIAGHLLLKERQSVGLITSDTYRIAAVEQLRTYADILGIPMEVVQSPADLEQSLERLSTCDVILMDTAGRNYQQYGYITQLETLLSGQELSITLMLSLTHRYSDMSLIADNFQSLGVSEVMMTKMDETTVRGPIFNFMEDYNLPITVLTTGQNVPDDLVKTTPEFLLDLVMGGR; via the coding sequence ATGAAGATCAAACGCTATGTTGTCATCCACCTTCGTGAAGCGATGCCCCTTATTAGGCAGGATCTCGGCCAAAATGCTGTTATTTTAAATACGAAAAAAGTAAAAGTAGGCGGGATTTTCGGATTATTTCAGAAACAGCGCCTTGAAGTGCTCGCTGCTCTTGATGAGGAAAAAGTAGCGAAAGAAGAGACAGAGTTTGCGACGCTACTGCAGTCAGAAAAAAAGCGTCGGGAAGAGGCGCCTGAACGAGTAGAAGAGCAGGGGCTGGACAAACAGCCAGAAGCTGAGACTCAGGTGCTTGGTGAGCTAAAATCGATGAAAGAAATCATGATGCAAATGATGGAGAATGAGCGTTTGCCGAAACAGTTAAAGCCGGTACAAGCCTTTTTAGAAGCACACGAATTCTCGCAGGCAATTCGCTCAGGTGTCATGGCGGAACTACTGATTAAATCAAAATCTTATCCAAGTTATACAAAAGAAGATGCTTTTACATGGATGAGACAGGAATTTGCGAAACGAATAAAGAATTATCCTAGTATAAGAAGTGAACCGAAGAAAATACGGTGCTTCGTTGGTCCAACAGGAGTGGGGAAAACAACGACAATTGCAAAAATAGCCGGGCATTTATTATTGAAAGAGCGTCAATCCGTTGGCCTTATTACGTCAGATACGTACCGGATTGCCGCAGTCGAACAGCTTCGAACGTATGCCGATATCTTAGGAATACCGATGGAAGTTGTCCAGTCTCCTGCCGATTTAGAACAGTCACTTGAACGCCTTTCCACTTGCGACGTCATTCTTATGGACACGGCGGGACGGAATTATCAGCAGTATGGCTATATTACACAGCTAGAAACGCTTTTATCCGGTCAGGAACTGTCGATTACGCTCATGTTAAGCCTTACCCATCGTTATTCTGATATGAGTTTGATTGCCGATAATTTTCAGTCGCTCGGGGTATCGGAAGTGATGATGACGAAGATGGATGAAACGACAGTTCGAGGACCAATTTTTAATTTTATGGAAGATTACAACCTTCCGATTACGGTCCTAACAACTGGGCAGAACGTACCCGATGATCTCGTGAAAACGACACCAGAGTTCCTCCTTGATCTGGTGATGGGGGGACGATGA
- the flhA gene encoding flagellar biosynthesis protein FlhA, whose amino-acid sequence MKIKDYAVLVSVIMIVIMMVIPFPPLLLDFLIMMNISLALTIILVAMNTKEALQFSIFPSLLLLTTLFRLGLNVSTTRSILTNKTGGQVIETFGSFVVGGSVVIGLLVFLILVIIQFIVITKGSERVAEVAARFTLDAMPGKQMSIDADLNAGMISDREAKVSREKIAREADFYGAMDGASKFVKGDAIAGIVITLINIIGGLIIGMVVHGMPVGDAATTFTLLSIGDGLVSQIPALLISTATGIVVTRAASDGNLGSDITSQIFAYPKLLYVVGAVVALLGLATPINPLLTFPIAGLLVYGGWTMQKNLDQTKEVELAAGDEEVEEMKKPESVTSLLQVDPIEFEFGYGLIPLADQKQGGDLLDRVIMIRRQIALEFGIVVPVIRIRDNIQLEPNEYVIKIKGNRVAGGEVRLDQYLAMSSGLEDETITGIETVEPAFGLPALWVTEEMKDRAELSGYTIVDPPSVVSTHLTEVIKRHAHELLSRQEVKHLLDNVRESSPAVLEELIPNILTIGDVQKVLMRLLKEKVSIRSLDMILESLADNGVRTKDTDVLAEYVRQSLSRQITSQVAIPGEPVKVLTAGARLEKRFAESVQQSDQGSYLALDPETSQTIYQEVLQQVSRLQQSGIQPILLTSPAIRMYLRQFLERYMPELTILSYSELEPDVEVQSVGVINLP is encoded by the coding sequence ATGAAAATAAAAGATTATGCCGTGCTCGTATCCGTCATTATGATTGTGATCATGATGGTGATCCCGTTCCCTCCGCTCTTACTCGATTTTCTCATTATGATGAACATTAGCCTAGCGCTCACGATCATCCTTGTTGCGATGAATACGAAAGAAGCGCTCCAGTTCTCGATTTTTCCATCGCTGTTGTTATTAACAACGCTCTTCCGCCTGGGCTTAAACGTCTCGACGACTCGCTCTATTTTAACGAACAAAACAGGTGGACAGGTGATTGAAACGTTTGGTTCCTTTGTTGTTGGCGGAAGTGTTGTCATCGGACTCCTTGTATTCCTGATTCTTGTTATTATTCAATTCATTGTTATTACAAAAGGATCCGAACGAGTGGCTGAAGTAGCTGCTCGATTTACGCTCGACGCGATGCCAGGGAAGCAAATGAGCATTGATGCTGATTTGAACGCAGGTATGATTTCAGATCGCGAGGCGAAAGTAAGCCGAGAAAAAATTGCGCGTGAAGCTGACTTTTATGGGGCGATGGACGGAGCCAGTAAGTTCGTAAAAGGCGATGCGATTGCCGGGATTGTCATTACGTTAATTAATATTATCGGTGGACTTATTATCGGAATGGTCGTTCATGGGATGCCAGTGGGCGATGCCGCAACGACGTTTACGCTTCTCTCGATTGGCGATGGGCTTGTTAGTCAAATTCCTGCGCTGCTCATTTCAACAGCGACGGGAATTGTCGTAACGCGAGCAGCATCAGATGGCAATCTAGGATCTGATATCACCTCGCAAATCTTTGCTTATCCGAAGCTTCTTTACGTTGTTGGAGCGGTTGTGGCGCTCCTAGGCCTTGCGACACCGATTAATCCGCTTCTCACATTTCCAATCGCAGGGCTCCTCGTCTATGGAGGCTGGACGATGCAAAAGAATCTGGATCAAACGAAAGAAGTTGAATTAGCCGCAGGCGACGAAGAAGTCGAAGAAATGAAAAAGCCAGAAAGCGTGACGAGTCTTCTTCAAGTCGATCCAATTGAGTTTGAGTTTGGCTATGGGCTTATTCCACTAGCCGATCAAAAACAGGGCGGTGATCTTCTCGATCGCGTCATCATGATTCGCAGGCAAATCGCCCTTGAATTCGGGATTGTCGTGCCTGTTATTCGAATTCGTGACAACATCCAGCTCGAACCGAACGAGTACGTGATCAAAATAAAAGGAAACCGCGTAGCTGGTGGAGAGGTTCGGCTGGATCAATACCTTGCGATGAGTAGCGGTTTAGAAGATGAAACCATTACAGGGATTGAAACGGTAGAACCCGCTTTCGGATTGCCAGCTCTATGGGTAACGGAAGAAATGAAAGATCGCGCCGAGCTATCGGGCTACACGATTGTTGATCCACCGTCAGTTGTTTCCACCCACTTAACAGAAGTAATTAAGCGCCATGCGCATGAGTTGTTAAGTCGTCAGGAAGTGAAGCACTTGCTCGATAACGTCAGAGAATCCTCTCCAGCTGTTCTAGAAGAACTGATTCCGAATATCCTAACAATCGGTGATGTGCAGAAAGTGCTAATGAGGCTGTTGAAAGAGAAAGTCTCGATTCGATCTTTGGATATGATTCTTGAATCGTTAGCCGATAACGGCGTGCGTACGAAAGATACTGATGTATTAGCGGAATATGTGCGTCAGTCATTATCTCGCCAGATCACGTCACAAGTAGCGATACCTGGTGAGCCTGTGAAAGTCTTAACAGCAGGGGCGCGACTTGAAAAGCGCTTCGCGGAATCGGTTCAGCAATCGGATCAGGGAAGTTACTTAGCGCTTGATCCTGAAACATCGCAAACCATTTATCAGGAAGTACTGCAGCAGGTAAGCCGCCTTCAGCAGTCAGGCATTCAGCCAATCCTATTAACGTCACCTGCGATCCGCATGTATTTACGCCAATTTCTAGAGCGCTATATGCCTGAGCTCACGATTCTTTCCTATAGCGAGCTAGAGCCTGATGTTGAAGTCCAAAGTGTAGGAGTGATTAATCTACCATGA
- a CDS encoding FliA/WhiG family RNA polymerase sigma factor, with the protein MKSKMDKQTTEYWRAWKEEKQEEAGNHLISLYRPLVDFAVQRYAAALPSTVQRDDLTSFAYQGLLDALEKFEPERDLKFETYAGWRIKGAIIDGLRHNDWVPRSVRDKARKIEEAYAVLEQRNQTSSTDHDVAEFLGMTVEEVQRVIQDASLSTMVSVDEPVQEDEQQKIERYSVIENEHADLPEKHLHNHFIKELLAETIDRLPDKEKLVVSLVYFEELTLTEIARILGLSTSRISQLHSRALLRMKGVLRANKEHVQSM; encoded by the coding sequence ATGAAATCCAAAATGGATAAACAGACAACCGAATATTGGAGAGCGTGGAAAGAGGAGAAACAGGAAGAGGCAGGGAACCATCTTATTTCGCTTTATCGTCCGCTTGTTGATTTCGCTGTGCAACGATATGCGGCCGCTCTCCCATCTACCGTTCAGCGTGATGACCTTACGAGTTTCGCCTATCAGGGGCTTCTTGATGCACTTGAAAAGTTCGAGCCAGAACGTGATTTGAAATTTGAAACATACGCCGGCTGGCGGATTAAAGGCGCGATCATTGATGGCCTTCGTCACAATGATTGGGTGCCACGCTCCGTACGTGACAAGGCGCGTAAAATCGAAGAAGCTTATGCAGTTTTAGAACAGCGAAATCAAACATCCAGTACTGACCATGATGTGGCCGAGTTCCTTGGTATGACAGTTGAAGAAGTGCAGCGCGTGATTCAAGATGCATCATTATCGACAATGGTATCGGTCGATGAGCCTGTACAAGAGGATGAACAGCAAAAAATCGAACGGTATAGCGTGATTGAAAACGAGCATGCCGATTTACCAGAAAAACATCTACACAATCATTTTATTAAAGAACTATTAGCTGAAACGATTGACCGCTTACCTGACAAGGAAAAGCTTGTCGTCTCGCTCGTTTATTTTGAAGAATTGACGCTTACTGAGATTGCAAGAATTCTAGGATTATCAACAAGTCGAATTTCCCAGCTACACTCGAGAGCGCTCCTTCGGATGAAGGGTGTCCTCCGCGCTAACAAAGAACATGTTCAATCAATGTAA
- the flhB gene encoding flagellar biosynthesis protein FlhB, protein MRTYRFQMDLQFFSQEKTEKATPQKKQESRKKGQVARSAEIPSAFMMIGVFLFMSFIGGWMIESLQSMIRGNLVQITNWTLTEQNVDRMLKENVWKAALIAAPLMGISLIMGVLGNYMQVGFLVSTDPLQAKLERIDPIKGAKRIFSARTLVELLKSLIKITFISAVTFIVLWNKRDEVMLISQKSIGEATALVGSLIVQTGLAVGILLLFLALLDYVYQKYDFEKNIRMSKQDIKDEYKKSEGDPLIKSKIKEKQRALGMNRMISEIPNADVVITNPTHFAVALRYDPKEMDKPTVVAKGMDYVAQKIKEKAKEHEIITTENVQLARALYHQVDIGDGVPEELFKAVAEILAYVYSIKGYPGGGN, encoded by the coding sequence ATGCGAACATATCGCTTCCAGATGGATCTTCAGTTCTTTTCACAGGAAAAGACGGAGAAAGCAACACCGCAAAAGAAACAGGAATCTCGTAAAAAAGGTCAGGTAGCAAGAAGTGCTGAGATTCCATCCGCATTTATGATGATAGGCGTTTTTTTATTTATGTCGTTCATTGGCGGATGGATGATTGAAAGTCTTCAATCGATGATTCGAGGCAACCTTGTCCAAATCACGAACTGGACGCTCACAGAGCAAAACGTCGATCGCATGTTAAAAGAAAACGTCTGGAAAGCTGCGCTGATTGCAGCACCACTAATGGGGATCTCCCTTATCATGGGCGTGCTAGGAAACTATATGCAGGTTGGTTTTCTCGTTTCTACTGATCCGCTCCAGGCAAAACTTGAGCGGATTGATCCGATAAAAGGAGCGAAGAGGATTTTCTCAGCTCGAACGCTCGTAGAACTTTTAAAATCGTTAATTAAGATTACCTTTATTTCAGCCGTTACGTTTATTGTCCTTTGGAATAAGCGAGATGAAGTGATGCTTATTTCGCAAAAGTCGATTGGGGAAGCCACTGCTCTTGTAGGCTCACTCATCGTCCAAACGGGCTTAGCTGTAGGAATACTCTTATTATTTTTAGCCCTATTAGACTATGTTTATCAGAAATATGACTTTGAAAAAAACATCCGTATGTCAAAACAGGACATTAAAGATGAATATAAAAAGAGCGAGGGTGACCCGCTCATTAAATCAAAGATTAAAGAAAAGCAGCGTGCGCTTGGAATGAACCGCATGATCTCAGAAATTCCAAACGCGGACGTCGTTATCACGAACCCTACGCACTTTGCCGTTGCGCTTCGGTACGATCCGAAAGAAATGGATAAGCCGACAGTCGTCGCGAAAGGGATGGATTACGTGGCGCAAAAGATTAAAGAAAAAGCGAAAGAGCACGAGATTATTACGACGGAAAATGTCCAGCTTGCGCGTGCGCTTTATCATCAGGTGGACATTGGTGATGGTGTACCGGAAGAGCTATTTAAGGCTGTCGCAGAAATACTTGCTTACGTTTATAGCATAAAAGGCTACCCGGGAGGAGGGAACTGA
- a CDS encoding sigma-70 family RNA polymerase sigma factor, producing the protein MKNEWRLDKVMEELKGNLLFQSFIQEEAHWTSFMEAYESQDREALNRLNSLFHKYYTEIRFIAYVTKLIRYTAINFDRKRRLGHLRFPLTLDQPVGASDAAWIDLIESSTSDGERAFEESIQQKSLYLAFSRLTSKQKEVLDLFYRFELSDTEIARTAGISQQAVSRRRKRALEKLKAAGKEGSS; encoded by the coding sequence ATGAAGAATGAATGGCGTTTAGATAAAGTGATGGAGGAGTTAAAGGGAAATCTCTTGTTTCAGTCGTTTATTCAAGAAGAAGCGCATTGGACAAGTTTTATGGAGGCTTATGAATCGCAGGATCGTGAAGCGTTAAACAGGCTCAATTCTCTTTTTCATAAGTATTACACTGAAATCCGATTTATCGCTTATGTGACGAAGCTCATTCGTTACACGGCCATTAACTTTGATCGAAAGCGTAGACTTGGGCATCTTCGTTTTCCTCTCACACTTGATCAGCCTGTAGGAGCCTCAGATGCTGCCTGGATTGATTTAATTGAAAGCTCGACAAGTGATGGAGAACGAGCGTTTGAAGAGAGTATACAGCAGAAATCCCTTTATCTTGCTTTTAGCAGGTTAACTTCAAAGCAGAAAGAGGTTCTAGACCTTTTTTATCGCTTCGAGCTATCTGATACGGAGATTGCTAGAACGGCTGGTATTTCACAGCAAGCCGTGAGCAGAAGGCGTAAACGAGCCCTTGAGAAGTTAAAGGCTGCAGGAAAGGAGGGGAGTTCATGA
- a CDS encoding MinD/ParA family protein, translating to MADQANQLRQEVKRRLHSGSSNRNTKVIAVTSGKGGVGKSNVSLNFALSLVALNKKVVIFDLDVGMANLDVLMGVTPKETIMTMLEKQLPLEAVVETGINGLQYLAGGHGIGKILTLDGQQLNHFFKEVGSLQGKVDYIILDTGAGLTYEGMRFLQAADDVFLVINPEPPSITDGYSVLKALNEKNKQASVKLIVNRSLTKEEGERTSLNFQKASVQFLNKSIDLLGAIPDDPFVRKAVIAQSPYLLEYPNSKAAKAIDELVRSYLNLPSVYKLGVKGFLTKILFHK from the coding sequence ATGGCTGATCAAGCGAATCAATTACGTCAAGAAGTGAAACGTCGCCTTCATTCTGGTTCAAGTAATCGAAATACAAAAGTGATCGCTGTAACAAGTGGAAAAGGCGGCGTTGGAAAGTCGAATGTATCGCTTAATTTTGCTCTTAGTCTTGTTGCGTTAAATAAAAAAGTAGTGATTTTTGATTTAGATGTCGGTATGGCAAACCTTGATGTGCTGATGGGGGTTACGCCGAAAGAAACCATTATGACGATGCTCGAGAAGCAGCTACCACTTGAAGCCGTCGTTGAAACTGGGATAAATGGTCTTCAATATTTAGCAGGTGGTCATGGAATCGGAAAAATTCTTACGTTAGACGGCCAGCAATTAAATCATTTTTTTAAAGAAGTGGGTTCGCTTCAAGGCAAAGTGGACTACATTATTCTCGATACAGGCGCGGGGCTCACTTATGAAGGGATGCGGTTTCTTCAAGCGGCTGATGATGTTTTTCTTGTCATTAATCCTGAGCCACCTTCGATTACAGATGGGTATAGCGTTCTAAAAGCGCTCAATGAAAAAAATAAACAAGCTTCTGTCAAACTGATCGTGAATCGATCCCTTACGAAGGAAGAGGGTGAACGTACGTCCCTTAATTTCCAAAAAGCCTCTGTTCAGTTTTTAAATAAGTCGATTGATTTACTTGGGGCGATTCCAGATGATCCTTTTGTGCGTAAAGCGGTTATCGCACAGTCACCCTATTTACTTGAATATCCAAATTCGAAAGCGGCAAAGGCAATAGACGAATTGGTTCGATCGTATTTAAACCTTCCTTCTGTTTATAAGCTTGGCGTGAAAGGGTTTTTAACGAAGATACTGTTTCATAAATAA